The proteins below come from a single Terriglobia bacterium genomic window:
- the recJ gene encoding single-stranded-DNA-specific exonuclease RecJ: MRSCWNYLNPDPAVLEKLRAEAGVSAILARLLVLRGVTTAAEAHKFLTPSLDQLHSPYLLRGMTEAVERISAAIANQESILIYGDYDVDGTTAVVILKTAIELCGGSADFHVPHRIKEGYGIKDDVIERAAAAGVKLVISVDTGIRAFQAADTARRVGVDLIVTDHHLPEAHEGVPNALAVLNPNQQGCDYPNKALCGAGVAFKVAQALFAKFKDSSDQARLVPSFLKMLAMATIADAVELKGENRVIAKLGLEGLRRPVNGGLKALMEVAGLSGLGRALGAGDVGFRLGPRINAAGRMDVARDVIELFTSKDVERCREIATKLDELNTERQNEEARIVTDIDAQLAAEPDLSGKFCMVLDGEGWHRGVVGIVASRVVEKTGRPALVIAREGEEAHGSGRSIKAFHLLEALESCHDLFTRFGGHAHAVGFALPSDRLPDLKQRLNQFAQNILTVDDFVPSIDIDAELPLGDVTPALLEQVGKLEPFGQGNPEPVFASQGVSLLVPPRIIKEKHIKLRVNQKRPDKAGFSYEAVGWRMAQRLQADAYLPGELLDLAYTITMNLHPEFGGLELTLEDFKKSSPAAVPVYT; the protein is encoded by the coding sequence ATGCGCTCTTGTTGGAATTACCTCAATCCCGATCCGGCAGTCCTCGAGAAACTGCGCGCTGAAGCCGGCGTCTCCGCCATTCTCGCCCGTCTGCTGGTCTTGCGCGGCGTGACCACCGCGGCCGAAGCTCACAAGTTTCTTACTCCATCGCTAGACCAGTTGCACTCTCCTTATCTCCTGCGCGGGATGACCGAGGCGGTCGAGCGAATCAGCGCGGCCATCGCCAACCAGGAAAGCATCCTTATCTATGGCGACTACGACGTGGACGGCACCACCGCCGTCGTCATCCTCAAGACGGCCATCGAGTTGTGCGGCGGCTCGGCGGACTTCCACGTCCCGCACCGCATCAAGGAAGGCTACGGCATCAAGGATGACGTGATAGAACGTGCCGCGGCCGCCGGGGTAAAGCTGGTGATCAGCGTGGACACCGGCATCCGCGCATTCCAGGCCGCTGACACCGCGCGGCGCGTGGGCGTGGACCTGATCGTAACCGACCATCATCTGCCCGAAGCGCACGAAGGCGTGCCCAATGCGCTGGCGGTGCTCAACCCCAACCAGCAGGGGTGCGACTATCCCAACAAAGCGCTGTGCGGCGCCGGCGTGGCCTTCAAAGTGGCGCAAGCGCTGTTTGCGAAATTCAAAGATTCATCCGACCAGGCGCGGCTGGTTCCATCGTTTCTGAAGATGCTGGCCATGGCCACCATTGCCGACGCCGTCGAACTCAAGGGCGAGAACCGGGTCATCGCCAAACTGGGGCTGGAAGGTCTGCGTCGCCCGGTGAACGGCGGGCTGAAAGCGCTGATGGAAGTGGCCGGGCTGTCCGGGTTGGGACGGGCGCTGGGCGCAGGCGACGTCGGTTTCCGCCTGGGTCCGCGCATCAACGCCGCCGGGCGCATGGACGTGGCGCGCGACGTGATCGAGCTGTTCACGTCGAAAGACGTGGAGCGCTGCCGGGAAATCGCCACGAAGTTGGACGAGCTCAACACCGAGCGGCAGAATGAAGAGGCGCGCATCGTGACCGATATTGATGCCCAGCTTGCCGCGGAACCTGATCTTTCCGGCAAGTTCTGCATGGTGCTTGACGGCGAAGGCTGGCATCGTGGCGTGGTGGGCATTGTAGCGTCACGGGTGGTGGAAAAGACCGGGCGTCCGGCATTGGTGATCGCGCGCGAAGGCGAAGAAGCCCACGGGTCAGGACGGTCCATCAAGGCCTTTCATCTGCTGGAAGCTCTGGAATCCTGCCACGATCTGTTTACCCGCTTCGGAGGCCACGCGCACGCGGTAGGATTTGCTCTTCCCAGCGATCGCTTGCCAGACTTAAAGCAACGCTTGAACCAATTTGCACAAAACATTCTTACAGTAGATGATTTCGTGCCGTCGATTGATATAGACGCCGAGCTTCCGCTAGGTGACGTCACGCCTGCGTTGCTGGAGCAGGTCGGCAAGCTGGAGCCTTTCGGCCAAGGCAATCCTGAGCCGGTGTTTGCCAGCCAGGGCGTAAGCCTGCTGGTCCCGCCCAGGATCATCAAAGAGAAGCACATCAAGCTGCGCGTGAACCAAAAGCGGCCGGACAAAGCCGGCTTTAGTTATGAGGCGGTCGGCTGGCGGATGGCACAGCGGCTCCAGGCGGACGCCTACTTGCCCGGCGAGCTGCTGGACTTGGCCTACACCATCACCATGAACCTGCATCCGGAGTTTGGCGGGCTGGAACTGACGCTGGAGGATTTCAAGAAATCGTCGCCGGCAGCGGTTCCTGTTTACACGTAA